From Macaca mulatta isolate MMU2019108-1 chromosome 3, T2T-MMU8v2.0, whole genome shotgun sequence, the proteins below share one genomic window:
- the PLOD3 gene encoding multifunctional procollagen lysine hydroxylase and glycosyltransferase LH3 isoform X2, whose amino-acid sequence MTSSGPGLRLLLLLLLLPPAASASDRPRGRDPVNPEKLLVMTVATAETEGYLRFLRSAEFFNYTVRTLGLGEEWRGGDVARTVGGGQKVRWLKKEMEKYADREDTIIMFVDSYDVVLAGSPSELLKKFVQSGSRLLFSAESFCWPEWGLAEQYPEVGTGKRFLNSGGFIGFATTIHQIVRQWKYKDDDDDQLFYTRLYLDPGLREKLSLNLDHKSRIFQNLNGALDEVVLKFDRNRVRIRNVAYDTLPVVVHGNGPTKLQLNYLGNYVPNGWTPEGGCGFCNRDRRTLPGGQPPPRVFLAVFVEQPTPFLPRFLQRLLLLDYPPDRVTLFLHNNEVFHEPHIADSWPQLQDHFAVVKLVGPEEALSPGEARDMAMDMCRQDPECEFYFSLDADAVLTNLQTLRILIEENRKVIAPMLSRHGKLWSNFWGALSPDEYYARSEDYVELVQRKRVGVWNVPYISQAYVIRGDTLRTELPQRDVFSGSDTDPDMAFCKSFRDKGIFLHLSNQHEFGRLLATSRYDTEHLHPDLWQIFDNPVDWKEQYIHENYSRALEGEGIVEQPCPDVYWFPLLSEQMCDELVAEMEHYGQWSGGRHEDSRLAGGYENVPTVDIHMKQVGYEDQWLQLLRTYVGPMTESLFPGYHTKARAVMNFVVRYRPDEQPSLRPHHDSSTFTLNVALNHKGLDYEGGGCRFLRYDCVISSPRKGWALLHPGRLTHYHEGLPTTRGTRYIMVSFVDP is encoded by the exons ATGACCTCCTCGGGGCCAGGACTCcggctcctgctgctgctgctgctgctgccccctGCGGCCTCAGCCTCCGACCGGCCCCGGGGCCGAGACCCGGTAAACCCAG AGAAGCTGCTGGTGATGACTGTGGCCACAGCTGAAACCGAGGGGTACCTGCGTTTCCTGCGCTCTGCGGAGTTCTTCAACTACACCGTGCGG ACCCTGGGCCTGGGAGAGGAGTGGCGAGGGGGTGATGTGGCCCGAACAGTCGGTGGAGGACAGAAGGTCCGGTGGCTCaagaaggaaatggagaaatACGCTGACAGGGAGGATACGATCATCATGTTTGTGGACAG CTACGATGTGGTTCTGGCCGGCAGCCCCTCAGAGCTGCTGAAGAAGTTCGTCCAGAGTGGCAGCCGCCTGCTCTTCTCTGCGGAGAGCTTCTGCTGGCCCGAGTGGGGGCTGGCGGAGCAGTACCCTGAGGTGGGCACGGGGAAGCGCTTCCTCAACTCTGGTG GATTCATCGGCTTTGCCACCACCATCCACCAGATCGTGCGCCAGTGGAAGTACAAGGATGATGACGATGACCAGCTGTTCTACACACGGCTCTACCTGGACCCAGGACTGAGG GAGAAACTCAGCCTTAATCTGGATCATAAGTCTCGGATCTTTCAGAACCTCAACGGGGCTTTAG ATGAAGTGGTTTTAAAGTTTGATCGGAACCGTGTGCGTATCCGGAATGTGGCCTATGACACGCTCCCCGTTGTGGTCCATGGAAACGGTCCCACTAAG CTGCAGCTCAACTACCTGGGAAACTACGTCCCCAATGGCTGGACTCCCGAGGGAGGCTGTGGCTTCTGCAACCGGGACCGGAGGACACTCCCGGGGGGGCAG CCTCCCCCCCGGGTGTTTCTGGCCGTGTTTGTGGAACAGCCTACTCCGTTTCTGCCCCGCTTCCTGCAGCGGCTGCTGCTCCTGGACTATCCCCCTGACAGGGTCACCCTTTTTCTGCACAACAAC GAGGTCTTCCATGAGCCCCACATCGCTGACTCCTGGCCACAGCTCCAGGACCACTTCGCAGTCGTGAAGCTGGTAGGGCCGGAGGAGGCTCTGAGCCCAGGAGAGGCCAGGGACATGGCCAT GGACATGTGTCGGCAGGACCCCGAGTGTGAGTTCTACTTCAGCCTGGACGCTGACGCCGTCCTCACCAACCTACAGACCCTGCGCATCCTCATTGAGGAGAACAG GAAGGTGATCGCCCCCATGCTGTCCCGCCACGGTAAGCTGTGGTCCAACTTCTGGGGCGCCCTGAGCCCCGATGAGTACTACGCCCGCTCCGAGGACTACGTGGAGCTGGTGCAGCGAAAGCGAGT GGGCGTGTGGAACGTGCCATACATCTCGCAGGCCTATGTGATCCGGGGGGATACGCTGCGGACGGAGCTGCCCCAGAGGGACGTGTTCTCAGGCAGTGACACGGACCCGGACATGGCCTTCTGTAAGAGCTTTCGAGACAAG ggcatcttcctccatctgAGCAATCAGCATGAATTTGGCCGGCTCCTGGCCACTTCCCGATACGACACGGAGCACCTGCACCCCGACCTCTGGCAGATCTTCGACAACCCCGTC GACTGGAAGGAGCAGTACATCCACGAGAACTACAGCCGGGCCCTCGAAGGGGAGGGAATCGTGGAGCAG CCATGCCCGGACGTGTACTGGTTCCCACTGCTGTCAGAACAAATGTGTGATGAGCTGGTGGCGGAGATGGAGCACTACGGCCAGTGGTCAGGCGGCCGGCATGAG GATTCAAGGCTGGCTGGAGGCTACGAGAATGTGCCCACTGTGGACATCCACATGAAGCAGGTGGGGTACGAGGACCAATGGCTGCAGCTGCTGCGGACGTATGTGGGCCCCATGACCGAGAGCCTGTTTCCCGGCTACCACACCAAG gcGCGGGCGGTGATGAACTTTGTGGTTCGCTACCGACCAGATGAGCAGCCATCTCTGCGGCCACACCATGACTCATCCACCTTCACCCTCAACGTCGCCCTCAACCACAAGGGCCTGGACTATGAG GGAGGCGGCTGCCGCTTCCTGCGCTACGACTGCGTGATCTCGTCCCCGAGGAAGGGCTGGGCGCTCCTGCACCCCGGCCGCCTCACCCACTACCACGAGGGGCTGCCCACGACCCGGGGCACACGCTACATCATGGTGTCCTTTGTCGACCCCTGA